One stretch of Equus przewalskii isolate Varuska chromosome 9, EquPr2, whole genome shotgun sequence DNA includes these proteins:
- the CPT1C gene encoding palmitoyl thioesterase CPT1C, with protein sequence MAEAHQAVGFRPSLTSDGGEAELSAPVLQEIYVSGLRSWKRHLSRFWNDFLTGVFPASPLSWLFLFSAIQLAWFLQLDPSLGLMEKIKELLPDWGGQHHRLRGVLAAALFASCLWGALILTLHIALRLLLSYHGWLLEPHGAMSSPTKTWLALVRIFSGRHPMLFSYQRSLPRQPVPSVQDTVRKYLESVRPVLSDEDFDWTAGLAQEFLKLQASLLQWYLRLKSWWASNYVSDWWEEFVYLRSRNSLMVNSNYYMMDFLYVTPTPVQAARAGNAVHALLLYRHRLNRQEILPTLLMGMRPLCSAQYEKIFNTTRIPGIQKDHIRHLRDSRHVAVFHRGRFFRVGTHSQSGLLSPRALEQQFQRILDDPSPACPHEEHLAALTAAPRDMWAQVRRSLKTRAGDALEAVEGAAFFVSLDSEPAGLAREDPAASLDAYAHALLAGRGHDRWFDKSFSLMVFSNGKLGLSVEHSWADCPISGHMWEFTLATECFHLGYSADGHCKGHPDPSLPHPQRLHWDLPDKIHLSISLALRGAKTLSGNIDCHVFPFSHFGKSFIKRCHLSSDSFIQMALQLAHFRDRGQFCLTYESTMTRLFLEGRTETVRSCTREACNFVRAMEDREKTDPQCLALFRVAVDKHQALLKAAMSGQGVDRHLFALYIVSQFLHLQSPFLDQVHSEQWQLATSQIPVQQVHLFDVHNYPDYVSSGGGFGPADDHGYGVSYIFMGDDTITFHISSKKSSTKTDSHRLGQHIEDALLDVASLFQEGQRLKRGCRGLGQDDSGHRCGSLPCHTRGSRAPTTSANF encoded by the exons AACGACTTCCTCACTGGTGTCTTCCCCGCCAGCCCCCTCAGCTGGCTCTTCCTCTTCAGTGCAATCCAGCTTGCCTGGTTCCTCCAGCTGGATCCTTCCCTAGGACTCATGGAGAAGATCAAAGAGTTGCTGCCAGACTG GGGTGGCCAGCACCACAGGCTTCGGGGGGTCCTGGCAGCGGCGCTGTTCGCCTCGTGTCTGTGGGGAGCCCTGATCCTCACACTTCACATCGCCCTGAGGCTGCTTCTGTCCTACCACGGCTGGCTCCTGGAACCCCACGGAGCCATGTCCTCACCCACCAAGACCTGGCTG GCCCTGGTCCGCATCTTCTCCGGCCGCCATCCGATGCTCTTCAGTTACCAGCGCTCCCTGCCGCGCCAGCCCGTGCCCTCCGTGCAGGACACCGTGCGCAAG TACCTGGAATCTGTCCGGCCCGTCCTCTCCGACGAGGACTTCGACTGGACGGCGGGCCTAGCGCAGGAATTCCTGAAGCTGCAGGCGTCGCTGCTGCAGTGGTACCTGCGGCTCAAGTCCTGGTGGGCGTCCAATTAC GTCAGTGACTGGTGGGAAGAATTTGTGTACCTGCGCTCCCGCAACTCGCTGATGGTGAACAGCAACTATTATATGATG GACTTCCTGTACGTCACGCCCACGCCGGTGCAGGCGGCTCGCGCGGGGAACGCGGTCCACGCGCTCCTCCTGTACCGCCACCGCCTGAACCGCCAGGAGATCCTGCCG actttgctgatgggaatgcGGCCCTTATGCTCTGCCCAGTATGAGAAGATATTCAACACCACGCGCATTCCTGGCATCCAAAAAG ACCACATCCGCCACCTCCGTGACAGCCGACACGTGGCCGTCTTCCACCGGGGCCGCTTCTTCCGCGTGGGGACCCACTCCCAAAGTGGCCTGCTGTCCCCGCGGGCCCTGGAGCAGCAGTTCCAGCGAATCCTGGACGACCCCTCGCCCGCCTGCCCCCACGAGGAGCACCTGGCGGCTCTGACGGCCGCTCCCAG GGACATGTGGGCCCAGGTGCGGAGGTCCCTGAAGACCCGGGCGGGGGATGCCCTGGAGGCTGTGGAAGGGGCTGCTTTTTTTGTGTCACTCGACTCGGAGCCCGCGGGGCTGGCCAGGGAGGACCCCGCAGCCTCGCTGGATGCCTATGCCCACGCCCTGCTGGCAGGCAGGGGCCACGACCG CTGGTTTGACAAATCCTTCAGCCTGATGGTCTTCTCCAATGGGAAGCTGGGCCTCAGCGTGGAGCACTCGTGGGCTGACTGCCCCATCTCAGGACACATGTGGGAG TTCACTCTGGCCACAGAATGCTTTCATCTCGGCTACTCGGCAGACGGCCATTGCAAGGGGCACCCTGACCCCTCGCTGCCCCATCCCCAGCGGCTGCACTGGGACCTTCCAGACAAG atccatctatccatctctctAGCGCTGAGGGGAGCCAAGACCTTGTCTGGAAACATCGACTGCCACGTCTTCCCCTTCTCCCACTTCGGCAAGAGCTTCATCAAACGCTGCCACCTGTCTTCAGACAGCTTCATCCAGATGGCCTTGCAGCTGGCCCACTTTCGG GACAGGGGTCAATTCTGCCTGACTTATGAGTCGACCATGACCCGCTTGTTCCTGGAAGGCCGGACGGAGACGGTGCGATCTTGCACGCGGGAGGCCTGCAACTTTGTGAGAGCCatggaggacagagagaagaca GACCCACAGTGCCTCGCCTTGTTCCGCGTGGCGGTGGACAAACACCAGGCTCTGCTGAAGGCAGCCATGAGCGGACAGGGGGTCGACCGTCACCTCTTCGCGCTCTACATCGTGTCCCAATTCCTCCACCTGCAGTCGCCCTTCCTGGACCAG GTTCACTCGGAGCAGTGGCAGCTGGCTACCAGCCAGATCCCGGTTCAGCAAGTCCACCTGTTTGACGTCCACAACTACCCCGACTACGTTTCCTCTGGTGGTGGATTCGGGCCT gCCGATGACCATGGTTACGGTGTTTCTTACATCTTCATGGGGGATGACACGATCACCTTCCACATCTCCAGCAAAAAATCAAGCACAAAAACG GACTCCCACCGGCTGGGGCAGCACATCGAGGATGCGTTGTTGGATGTGGCCTCCTTGTTCCAGGAGGGGCAGCGTCTGAAGCGTGGGTGCAGAGGGCTAGGGCAGGACGACTCGGGACACAGGTGCGGCTCTCTCCCCTGCCACACTAGGGGCTCCAGGGCACCCACGACATCCGCCAACTTTTGA